Part of the Suricata suricatta isolate VVHF042 chromosome 8, meerkat_22Aug2017_6uvM2_HiC, whole genome shotgun sequence genome, GCTGGGCCCTCAGGGCCCTCACCTGCACCACAGCCCATAGCCCAGGGAGCAGCTCCCGGTGTGGGGAGCGGTTTGCATCGTGGGAGCATCACACACCCACCGGCCTTCAGTACCATGTGGTCTGACCCTCTGGGGACAGTCTTGCCCTGCAGACCCCACCTTCTCCAGTCACTGCCTGGCAGCCACTTGGGCTTTGTGTGGTGTGACGACCGGGCACACCCCAGCCAGTCTTCCTGAGAAGTGAGAGAATAACATTGTTAGCATCCAGCTTTGTCCCTGGTTTTTAAGGGATGCTGTAGGCTTGAAATACAAAGTCAATACAGGACAGATTTTTGCATGTGGCCTTTAAGTGTCTGAATCAGGACTCAGGACTGAATTGTATCATCAcatgtctttcatttttagtatgctttgaaccaaaacaaaacatagaactacaggtttaaaaaataaccagaaaaggggcgcctgggtggctctgccagttaagtgtccaacttcggatcaggtcatgatctttgtgggttccagccctgcgtcgggctctgtgtctcagctcagagcctggaacctgcttcggattctgtgtctccctctctctctgcccctcgcctgcttggcttgggctctctctcagaaataaacattaaagctaaaaacaaaaactaaaaatttttaaaaagcaatggacagaaggaaaaaataaaactattatttgtAGATGGTATAATTTTGCACCACAAATTGTAACAGAACTGAGAAATTATTGAAAATCAACATTCAGTGAGGTGGCTAGTTTCacaaatatacacttaaaaataactttcctaTGTAAGAGCAATAGCCAActagaaaaatacaatgaaaaaaaactatttgcaataataaaatcatatacaACTTACATTAGAAAATCAGACAGTTTTACTCAGGAATACAATACTTTAATAAAGGCATGGGAAAGAAAATTTGTAAAGCTACCAAAGTTTTCCCAAATAGTTTATAGGCTTAACCTATTTCAGTCAAAATACCAATGTAGATTTTTAGGAAAGCTAACATAAAGCAAAACATGATCATcaagaatctttaaaataacaCACCACAGGACCTGTCCCATGAAGGCACCGCTGACCTGGCCTCTGGGCAGACAAGTCAGGAAAGTGGGTAGCAGGAGCCCTACAAGAACAAGTATCTACGACAATGAAGATACTGGAATCCTGTCTCTTGAGGGGCAATGTGAACTAGCCACTGGAGACaactgctaaaaataaaacactttgctTGTGAGGTAGTGACCACCCATTGGCAAGGGTCTGAGGAGAGCTTGGAGAGGAAGTGACCACATGGTAGGGTAATTGGCCAGTCATGGGTCCAAGCCaatgtctccctcttcctcttctggctCTTGGATTTCCTTCCTAGCAGGCTTCCTTCTTGGTTCAGCAGAGGAACAAGATTCTGAAGAGCTTTACCAGTAGtagggctgggaggctgggcccGAGCGACCCAAACTTCTTTTGGCAATGCAAAGGCCATGAGCGCTAGCCGAGCAGTGAAGAGCTGGCCAAAAATACAGTAAGAGCAACAGACACTTTAAAAGTATCTTGTGAAAAGTATTCCTGTAAAAGTCACTTTTCACTACAAAATGCACATGCTGATGAGATCGATGGTTAGTTTCGATCACATACAAATAACAGAGTAAGTCTTTGACATTCACTTGCTGTATCTTCCTATATTCCAAAGGAAACAGTCCCTTTCAACACTCAAGCTCTAACAGGGTGTTCTTTGAAGGTTATGTGAATTGGTAGTGAAGCTGTTGGTTTAACAAATCAGTAGTTTGGTTCTCTCAGGCGAACACAGTTCCAGATAAGGAACTGtgcattattttttccccacaagtgcgaACTCCTGTGTGTGAGGGGAGAATGGATACGCTTTCATACACACAGGTCACTCTGTTCACCTTGCAGGTAAGTGGCCTCCTTTTTGGGAAAGGGACCTGTGGCCTGTACATTGTTGGAGAAGTTCACAAAAGAAAGCTCCTTAGTCCAGAAAGTGTGGATGCTGATGACTGAGGTATAGCCCTTGAGGGTGTTTTCTTCCCTgtgaaattttctaaaaatttgagGTTTCAGCCAAGATGGGTATTTACCCAATTTTGACTATACTGAGGTTATCACATATCTGTATCTTTTCAGAAGCCTGGGAATTCAGGATCTTTCCTGATCCCATTTCTGCTTTCGGGTCTTAGATGGCAAATGGGTTTTTTCATGCCGGGTACAGTTGGAGAGCCGGCCAAATCTTCTCCCACATTTTTTGCAACTATATGGCCTCTCAGCCTCATGACTCTGCAGGTGTAGCAAAAAGTCTTCATTCTCTGGGAAGGTTTTCCCACATTCTGGACActtaaatatcttctcccttacATGGATTTCTTCATGGCGACTCCGATGAGAGTTTTGACGAAAGTTTTTCCCACACTGAGAACATGaataaggtttctctcctgtatggatGCGTTCATGTTTATTAAGGTTTGTTTTATGATTGAAGCTTTTCCCACAATGACTACAGTCATAGGGTTTTTCACCAGTGTGAGTCCGCTGGTGGGAAATAAGGTAAGAACTTTCATTAAACTGTTTCCCACACAGTGGACAAGTGTACCATCTTCTCGTTCTCCGATTTCGAGTAAGTGCAATCACGTTGATATCCACATACTTTGAGAGTTCCTCTAGGGGAGTATCATTTTCAATGGTAACTAGAagatttttcactttcctttgtTTTGGAGTAGATGTATTTAGTCTGTCTTTATGGCAATATGGAGATTGCTCAGAGACCACAGAACAATCTACTTCATCACAATCTGAAGTCTTCTCTCTATGATCTTCACTCTCTACAGGTTCCTTCTGAAGACCTTCAGTCTCAGGATTAATGTCATGGGCTGTGGAAACAGAGAATTAATAACTTTTGAGGGATATGATACCAGGCAGTTTGAAAAAACAAGTTAGATTTCTCATCAAACAATAATCTTGAGTGTCAGAAATTTGAGGACTAGCAGGTAATTGTTATCAACACTC contains:
- the ZNF200 gene encoding zinc finger protein 200 isoform X1; this encodes MAAKVVPMPLKPKRSFILRVPPESKLGQDLLRDATSGPKTIHQLVLEHFLTFLPKPGVGQPDQKVKETLVIMKDVSSNFQNRLQPRPMVKLLPRDGIQRKQDASSLYRNTEPEELLVFEDLNVFHSQEECVSLDAIQQPTSEKDDSVGEMVLLAHDINPETEGLQKEPVESEDHREKTSDCDEVDCSVVSEQSPYCHKDRLNTSTPKQRKVKNLLVTIENDTPLEELSKYVDINVIALTRNRRTRRWYTCPLCGKQFNESSYLISHQRTHTGEKPYDCSHCGKSFNHKTNLNKHERIHTGEKPYSCSQCGKNFRQNSHRSRHEEIHVREKIFKCPECGKTFPENEDFLLHLQSHEAERPYSCKKCGRRFGRLSNCTRHEKTHLPSKTRKQKWDQERS